The proteins below come from a single Candidatus Peregrinibacteria bacterium genomic window:
- a CDS encoding type II secretion system F family protein — MPNRDDSKDTKKILNELNLGDTSNRKDIVYGVYDNSDDTLFSRINDFFIDNHNVSLKEKSYFFHLLAVMLDAGMSILEALKTLSKKFENERLRRIINTLAYNVEKGKTLSAAMENFPEVFDDSEIGIVKSGESVGHLDRMLFKLSSQLERSYGMGLKLRSALVYPATVLIALFLSGGVIVLFVLPKLLKFFSESGHALPFLTRCLLWISDFLTNYWIAVVIVSIGLVIAFNAYRSSVMGRFKLDYLKLKLPVIGELFRHSEIVRFVSLLGILVESGLPITKSLKILSESMKNVLYSEKISDVQMSVERGEKISSSLEDAPLLFPSTVTQMIAIGEKSATLASICEKIGSQYEKELDHSIKNLMTILEPLVILFVGILVAIMAYAILGPIFQLSQFV; from the coding sequence ATGCCAAATAGAGACGATTCAAAAGATACTAAAAAAATTCTAAATGAGTTAAATTTAGGAGATACCTCTAACAGAAAAGATATCGTATATGGTGTTTATGATAACTCGGATGATACTCTTTTTTCACGAATTAATGATTTCTTTATAGATAATCATAACGTTAGTTTAAAAGAGAAATCATACTTTTTCCATTTACTTGCAGTAATGCTTGATGCCGGTATGTCGATACTTGAAGCTCTCAAAACTCTTTCAAAGAAATTTGAAAATGAGAGGCTTAGACGTATTATCAATACGCTTGCATACAATGTTGAAAAAGGTAAGACGCTTTCTGCTGCGATGGAGAATTTTCCTGAAGTTTTTGATGATAGTGAAATTGGAATAGTAAAAAGTGGTGAATCCGTTGGGCATTTGGATAGAATGCTTTTTAAACTTTCAAGTCAGCTTGAACGGTCTTATGGTATGGGTCTTAAACTCCGCTCCGCACTTGTTTACCCGGCGACAGTACTTATCGCTCTTTTCTTGTCCGGTGGTGTGATTGTACTTTTTGTATTACCAAAACTACTTAAGTTTTTCTCTGAATCAGGGCATGCACTTCCATTTTTGACTAGATGTCTACTTTGGATTTCAGACTTCCTTACAAATTATTGGATTGCTGTTGTTATTGTTTCGATCGGACTCGTCATTGCATTCAATGCTTATCGTTCAAGTGTGATGGGTAGATTTAAATTAGATTATTTGAAATTAAAACTTCCGGTTATAGGAGAACTGTTTAGACATTCTGAAATTGTTCGTTTTGTAAGTTTACTTGGAATTTTGGTTGAATCAGGGCTTCCAATCACGAAGTCTCTTAAGATTTTGAGTGAGTCTATGAAGAATGTTTTATATAGTGAGAAAATTTCTGATGTGCAGATGTCAGTTGAGAGAGGTGAGAAGATTTCTTCATCCCTTGAAGATGCGCCATTGCTTTTTCCATCTACAGTTACTCAGATGATTGCGATAGGTGAGAAGTCAGCGACACTTGCTTCTATTTGTGAAAAAATAGGAAGTCAGTATGAAAAAGAACTTGATCACTCGATCAAGAATTTGATGACTATACTTGAGCCGCTTGTAATTTTGTTCGTAGGTATACTTGTGGCAATTATGGCTTATGCAATTCTTGGACCAATTTTCCAATTGAGTCAGTTTGTTTAG
- a CDS encoding nucleotidyl transferase AbiEii/AbiGii toxin family protein produces MSEQIIKILQNRLTISKDTGPETQQNALKEELQFYILNFIYHHPKYKEWVMYGGSALRIMHGLDRMSVDLDFEINHPITGQFLENLKNEIEYYFQKTYETTKNFLKIKITNNRGLTLKFNIGNLIPGYTSDWIHVKIDLNHFVAPKTSVTERWPINQGQLSFVILTYNMASLMASKICAVFLRGTRGVGKNIYNEKGRDIYDLLWYMRQKAAPNFDYLSAKGIEVKNLHKLFVKLTLKMNKVSDKNLKDDLTDLFLDKNFIRNWLENWMETYSKLIKSYDIRTVTKLTDVGMTVDYSTNALSFIYFYDTEEGSKFMIKYRLSDYWLEDKEGELPIKISDYIVERMTAEAKAATGKKVMKQKQYATLFYKKTEKFLEKTNRVVLGKGVTTKVIRMTADNFDPKQQIVLDKNALLSSKLNDLLM; encoded by the coding sequence ATGAGTGAACAAATTATAAAAATTCTACAAAATAGACTGACAATATCCAAAGATACTGGTCCTGAGACGCAACAAAATGCATTAAAAGAAGAGCTGCAGTTTTATATTTTAAATTTCATTTACCACCATCCAAAATACAAAGAATGGGTTATGTATGGAGGTTCAGCATTACGTATTATGCACGGCCTTGATCGAATGTCCGTCGATCTGGATTTTGAAATAAATCATCCTATTACAGGGCAATTCCTAGAAAATTTGAAAAATGAAATTGAATATTATTTTCAAAAAACATATGAAACTACAAAGAATTTTCTAAAAATCAAAATAACAAACAATAGAGGGCTGACACTCAAATTCAACATAGGAAATCTAATCCCAGGATACACATCGGATTGGATACACGTGAAAATAGACCTCAATCACTTTGTGGCACCAAAAACAAGTGTCACAGAACGATGGCCAATAAACCAAGGACAATTGTCATTCGTTATTCTTACATACAATATGGCCTCACTCATGGCTAGTAAAATTTGTGCAGTTTTCTTACGTGGCACTCGTGGTGTGGGTAAAAACATCTACAACGAAAAAGGACGTGATATATATGATTTACTTTGGTATATGAGACAAAAGGCCGCGCCTAATTTTGATTATTTATCAGCCAAAGGAATTGAAGTGAAAAACCTTCATAAACTTTTTGTAAAATTAACACTTAAAATGAATAAAGTAAGTGATAAAAATTTAAAAGACGATCTTACCGACTTATTCTTAGATAAAAACTTTATTCGTAATTGGCTGGAAAATTGGATGGAAACCTATTCGAAACTAATAAAATCATATGACATAAGAACCGTTACAAAACTTACAGATGTGGGTATGACTGTAGACTACAGTACAAATGCACTTTCATTTATTTACTTTTACGACACCGAAGAAGGATCAAAATTTATGATAAAATATCGACTAAGCGACTATTGGCTCGAAGACAAAGAAGGAGAGTTGCCAATTAAAATAAGCGACTACATTGTCGAACGTATGACAGCTGAAGCAAAAGCCGCGACAGGCAAAAAGGTGATGAAACAGAAGCAATACGCCACATTATTCTACAAAAAAACAGAAAAATTTCTCGAAAAAACAAATCGAGTCGTACTGGGAAAAGGCGTTACCACCAAGGTCATAAGAATGACAGCTGATAATTTTGATCCGAAACAGCAGATCGTTCTTGACAAAAATGCCCTGCTGTCTTCAAAACTGAATGATCTGCTAATGTAA
- the tilS gene encoding tRNA lysidine(34) synthetase TilS: MNISKIKKGSKIIVALSGGPDSVYLLHQLKKLEKSLKITLIAAHLNHGTRFASNRDERFCKKLCEKLNVKFESKKLNLKGVKNFEETARSSRYGFFDELKKKYKATYIATGHHINDSIETVLLNLTRGCGLQGLTGIQDRDDIIRPIKNMRKEEILNYLKKNKIKFIVDSSNKKNTYTRNKIRNLILPVLKKINPGIENTFAKNIEHFGKLQSFLEGLAKDWLKTNDNKSINRFSILEFKKLDEILQNEILIYIYKGMTGSTNGLSTKQIENTREIILKNKNLKGKLANTKFKTEYGQCTFGEKNTETLNVKIKVTNVSKAPSKKVKNTIYIASISHPEKLLVRTWQPGDKFQPLGMKGTKKLQNFFTDRKIPKSKRKTIPIIIYKDEIVAVGDLAISEKYKIHQNNEILEITIN, from the coding sequence TTGAATATTTCAAAAATTAAAAAAGGTTCAAAAATAATAGTCGCTCTATCGGGTGGTCCGGATTCGGTATATTTGTTGCATCAACTCAAAAAACTCGAGAAATCTTTGAAAATCACACTAATTGCGGCTCATCTAAATCATGGCACACGTTTTGCGAGCAATAGAGATGAGCGATTTTGTAAAAAGTTATGTGAAAAACTCAACGTAAAATTCGAATCAAAAAAATTAAATCTAAAAGGCGTGAAAAATTTCGAAGAGACAGCGCGCTCCTCGCGCTACGGTTTCTTTGATGAATTAAAGAAAAAATACAAAGCTACTTATATTGCAACAGGGCACCATATAAATGACTCAATTGAAACTGTATTGCTAAATCTCACGCGTGGCTGCGGACTCCAAGGTCTAACTGGAATTCAAGATAGAGACGACATTATCCGTCCTATCAAAAATATGCGCAAAGAAGAGATTTTGAATTATCTCAAGAAAAACAAAATCAAATTTATCGTTGATTCTTCAAATAAGAAAAATACCTACACACGAAATAAAATTCGAAATTTGATTCTACCTGTTCTGAAAAAAATCAATCCAGGGATCGAAAACACTTTCGCAAAAAATATCGAACATTTTGGCAAGCTACAAAGCTTTTTAGAAGGACTGGCAAAAGATTGGCTAAAAACGAATGACAATAAATCAATCAATAGATTCTCAATTTTAGAATTCAAAAAACTAGATGAAATCCTACAAAATGAAATCCTTATATATATATATAAAGGAATGACTGGTTCAACAAACGGACTCTCTACAAAACAAATCGAAAATACGAGAGAAATTATTTTGAAAAACAAAAATTTGAAAGGCAAACTCGCAAACACAAAATTTAAAACAGAATATGGACAATGCACTTTTGGAGAAAAAAATACAGAAACACTAAATGTGAAAATCAAAGTAACTAATGTATCAAAAGCCCCTTCGAAAAAAGTCAAAAACACAATATACATCGCAAGTATAAGCCATCCGGAGAAACTACTGGTCCGCACATGGCAACCGGGAGATAAATTTCAACCACTAGGAATGAAGGGAACGAAAAAACTTCAAAATTTCTTCACGGATAGAAAAATTCCAAAATCAAAAAGAAAAACAATACCTATAATCATATACAAAGATGAGATTGTTGCAGTTGGTGATTTAGCAATTAGCGAAAAATATAAAATACATCAAAACAATGAAATACTTGAAATTACAATCAACTAA
- a CDS encoding type II secretion system protein, whose translation MKSPNSKKGFTLIELLVVITIFGLIMLTAFYTLGRASQQVKLQMSVEQVASNLRFDQTEVKSGFLSPNGNQICRGYTFEENKNSYVPVWSNYAAGQCSNTLNVSSALSHASGVELQSIVPLNSLPIHVLTVLFQPPTGSVQFFDGSGVSLGNNLGFGSVDLTFAYTLSDYPNDGILTINKSGQLNFRYQ comes from the coding sequence ATGAAGTCCCCGAATTCAAAAAAAGGTTTTACACTAATCGAATTGCTAGTTGTGATTACTATTTTTGGTCTTATCATGCTCACTGCTTTTTATACTCTTGGGAGAGCTTCACAGCAGGTGAAGTTGCAAATGTCGGTGGAGCAAGTAGCTAGTAATCTAAGGTTTGATCAAACTGAGGTTAAGAGTGGATTCCTCTCACCAAATGGAAATCAAATTTGCAGAGGATATACTTTTGAAGAAAATAAAAATTCTTATGTTCCGGTTTGGAGTAATTATGCTGCCGGTCAATGTAGTAATACTTTGAATGTTTCTTCAGCACTTTCTCATGCATCCGGAGTTGAACTTCAATCGATCGTTCCTTTGAATAGCTTACCTATTCATGTTTTGACTGTTTTGTTCCAGCCGCCTACGGGGTCAGTTCAATTCTTTGATGGAAGTGGTGTATCACTTGGAAATAATTTAGGATTTGGGTCAGTTGATTTGACTTTTGCATATACATTGTCGGATTATCCGAATGATGGAATATTAACTATTAATAAATCAGGGCAACTTAACTTTCGATATCAGTGA
- the pilO gene encoding type 4a pilus biogenesis protein PilO: MQNKKNIISLILVLAILVVYMYYIQPSRGVLAQDTQNLVASEQKLNDLKNSVAELESLKASIPESAAQRQLLLAQVPTEVDQDGLIKDLNRLAQSRGIELKNIGFSLAKADPNTKVGVITMSTGFEGTYQDLINLLADIEKNARRMRVKNISVQVLEVSRDVSANVTFTLAIESYYQE, encoded by the coding sequence ATGCAAAATAAGAAAAACATCATTTCGCTTATATTAGTACTTGCCATACTGGTGGTTTATATGTATTATATACAACCTTCGCGCGGAGTTTTGGCTCAAGATACACAAAACTTGGTAGCGTCGGAGCAAAAGCTTAATGATCTTAAAAATTCGGTTGCCGAGTTGGAGAGTTTGAAAGCTTCAATTCCGGAGAGCGCGGCGCAGAGACAACTGCTACTTGCACAAGTACCAACTGAGGTTGACCAAGATGGTCTTATAAAAGATTTAAACAGATTGGCTCAAAGTAGAGGTATCGAGCTCAAAAATATCGGGTTTTCACTCGCTAAAGCAGATCCTAATACAAAAGTTGGAGTGATCACGATGTCGACAGGTTTTGAAGGGACTTATCAAGATCTTATCAATCTACTCGCAGACATTGAAAAGAATGCGAGAAGAATGAGAGTCAAAAATATTTCCGTACAAGTACTAGAAGTTTCACGTGATGTATCTGCAAATGTAACGTTTACGCTCGCAATCGAAAGTTATTACCAAGAATAA
- a CDS encoding RNHCP domain-containing protein, which yields MQKKKHFITLNEGFTCNNCGITIPAANKTCRNHCTTCLYSLHIDDILPGDRASKCLGLMQPISLGIDKKKGYIITHECNACGKIQNNKTAEDDDFDKLTELLTKTNLKNTVR from the coding sequence ATGCAAAAAAAGAAACATTTCATCACTCTAAACGAAGGCTTCACATGTAATAATTGCGGTATCACTATACCGGCAGCCAATAAAACATGTCGGAATCACTGTACGACATGCCTATATTCTTTGCATATTGATGATATATTACCGGGTGATCGAGCTAGCAAATGCCTTGGTTTGATGCAGCCTATTTCACTTGGAATAGACAAGAAAAAAGGGTACATAATTACCCATGAATGTAACGCATGCGGGAAAATCCAGAACAACAAGACTGCAGAGGATGATGATTTTGACAAATTAACCGAATTACTCACGAAAACTAATTTAAAAAACACAGTAAGATAA
- a CDS encoding PilN domain-containing protein — protein MAQISHDKGLDLASKLKAKWSFSHKIVAVLTVATVFYAVFLAYSIANVAGEQSLVDSEMKEVEAEMTKLEADQIEHLMIASQAVEKINSVDVKWSEILTLLLDATPDDIVYRSYSGNENGTITTAVLAQSFNRVADLINILDNKPFVKNVFVPSVVKGTSPTNAAVYSFALNVEFEK, from the coding sequence ATGGCTCAAATATCTCATGACAAAGGTTTGGATCTGGCTTCTAAATTGAAGGCAAAGTGGAGTTTTTCACATAAAATAGTTGCTGTTTTGACAGTAGCTACTGTTTTCTATGCGGTGTTTTTGGCTTATTCGATAGCAAATGTTGCCGGTGAGCAATCTTTGGTAGATTCTGAAATGAAAGAAGTTGAAGCGGAAATGACTAAGTTGGAAGCTGATCAAATAGAACATTTGATGATTGCGAGCCAAGCTGTTGAAAAGATAAATTCAGTTGATGTGAAATGGTCAGAAATTTTGACATTGTTACTTGATGCGACACCTGATGATATTGTTTATCGTTCTTATTCAGGTAATGAAAATGGGACAATTACTACTGCAGTACTCGCTCAGTCGTTCAATAGAGTGGCTGATCTTATAAATATTTTGGATAACAAACCATTTGTTAAAAATGTTTTTGTACCATCCGTAGTAAAGGGCACTAGCCCTACAAATGCAGCTGTTTACAGCTTCGCACTGAATGTTGAATTTGAAAAATGA
- a CDS encoding prepilin-type N-terminal cleavage/methylation domain-containing protein: MKISSIKNLDLKKNRGNRKAFTLIELLVAMTVFAMFIGALASSYLFLTRAARDTNELRKLYSESRFLMDEMIEVARGASIAYDCYQPGNATCEGYTIDAFGESINGNVLAIIRPDGKRVVIKSEDACDSTGDPCVVLKKIVQEYNEGQNGWVPSNADGYYGPADNGFQNMNLEKLEVQNAYFVIKPAQPDPSVSPYVQIYLSLTGDSQIRDSISFDIQTTVSSRMP, encoded by the coding sequence ATGAAAATATCTTCGATAAAAAATTTGGATTTGAAAAAAAACCGAGGTAATCGTAAGGCTTTTACTTTGATCGAACTTCTAGTTGCGATGACTGTATTTGCAATGTTTATTGGAGCGCTTGCGAGTAGCTATTTGTTTTTGACGCGCGCAGCGCGCGATACAAATGAGCTCCGCAAACTTTATTCTGAATCTCGTTTCTTGATGGATGAAATGATAGAAGTCGCGCGTGGAGCTAGCATCGCTTACGACTGTTATCAACCTGGAAATGCAACTTGTGAAGGTTATACTATTGACGCTTTTGGTGAATCTATAAATGGGAATGTTCTCGCAATTATAAGACCGGACGGCAAGAGAGTTGTTATAAAATCAGAGGATGCTTGCGACTCTACCGGTGATCCATGTGTCGTACTGAAAAAAATCGTACAAGAATATAATGAAGGTCAAAACGGCTGGGTGCCAAGTAATGCGGATGGATATTATGGTCCTGCAGATAATGGTTTCCAAAATATGAATCTTGAAAAATTAGAAGTTCAAAATGCATATTTTGTTATTAAGCCGGCTCAGCCCGATCCATCTGTTTCACCATATGTACAGATTTATTTATCACTTACCGGGGATAGTCAAATTCGAGATAGTATTTCTTTTGACATTCAAACGACAGTTTCATCACGCATGCCGTGA
- a CDS encoding type II toxin-antitoxin system RelE/ParE family toxin, with product MAKYKLIFTERSVKDLKNLEKQVAKRIVDKLGFFTEQTDPLSFADKLKNPKFGTYKFRIGTYRAIFDIDKDSNVTILLVLTIKHRKEVYKDI from the coding sequence ATGGCAAAATATAAACTCATATTTACAGAACGATCTGTAAAGGATTTAAAGAATTTAGAGAAACAGGTAGCAAAAAGAATAGTCGATAAACTTGGGTTTTTCACCGAGCAAACTGACCCATTGTCATTTGCAGACAAATTAAAAAATCCAAAATTCGGAACGTATAAATTCAGAATTGGAACCTATAGGGCGATTTTTGATATTGATAAAGATAGTAATGTCACTATTCTTCTCGTGTTAACAATCAAGCACAGAAAGGAGGTATATAAAGACATCTAA